In one Gammaproteobacteria bacterium genomic region, the following are encoded:
- a CDS encoding rod shape-determining protein produces the protein MFKGIRGFFSSDLAIDLGTANTLIFVRDKGIVLNEPSVVAIRQEHGSRNNRSILAVGHDAKKMLGRTPGSIQAIRPMKDGVIADFAITGEMLKFFIKKVHENRLFQPSPRIIICVPCGATQVERRAIRESAIGSGAREVYLIEEPMAAAIGADLPIMDPTGSMVLDIGGGTSEVGVISLGGIVYSHSLRIAGDKMDEAIINYVRRKYGLLIGEATAENVKKTIGTAWDSSEVREMDIKGRHIADGVPRSQIVNSNEIHTALSECLTGIVGAIKIALEQTPPELGADIAEKGLVVTGGGALLRDMDRMLAEKTGLPIIITEDPLTCVVRGCGRALMESEKLSDVFVHE, from the coding sequence ATGTTCAAAGGAATCCGCGGTTTCTTCTCCAGCGATCTCGCCATCGATCTGGGGACCGCTAACACCCTCATTTTCGTCCGCGACAAAGGCATTGTCTTGAACGAGCCATCGGTGGTAGCGATTCGCCAGGAACACGGATCGCGCAATAACCGCTCGATCCTGGCGGTCGGTCACGACGCGAAGAAAATGTTGGGGCGCACGCCCGGGTCGATTCAGGCTATCCGGCCGATGAAAGACGGCGTTATCGCCGACTTCGCCATCACCGGCGAAATGCTTAAGTTTTTTATCAAGAAAGTTCACGAAAACCGACTATTCCAACCGAGCCCGCGCATCATCATCTGCGTGCCCTGCGGCGCGACCCAAGTCGAACGCCGCGCCATCCGCGAATCCGCCATCGGCTCCGGTGCGCGCGAGGTGTACCTGATCGAAGAACCGATGGCCGCTGCCATCGGCGCCGACCTGCCGATCATGGACCCGACCGGGTCGATGGTGCTCGATATCGGCGGCGGCACTAGTGAAGTCGGCGTCATTTCGCTCGGCGGCATCGTCTACTCCCACAGCCTGCGCATCGCTGGCGACAAGATGGACGAGGCGATCATTAACTACGTGCGCCGCAAGTACGGCCTGCTGATCGGCGAAGCCACCGCCGAGAACGTGAAAAAAACCATCGGCACCGCCTGGGACTCGAGCGAAGTGCGCGAAATGGATATCAAAGGCCGGCACATCGCCGACGGCGTGCCGCGCAGTCAAATCGTCAACAGTAACGAAATCCACACAGCGTTGTCCGAATGCCTAACCGGCATCGTCGGCGCGATCAAAATCGCGCTCGAACAAACCCCGCCGGAGCTCGGCGCCGATATCGCCGAGAAGGGCCTGGTCGTTACTGGCGGCGGCGCGCTGTTGCGCGACATGGATCGCATGCTGGCCGAGAAGACCGGCCTGCCGATCATCATCACCGAAGACCCGCTTACCTGCGTCGTCCGCGGTTGCGGTCGAGCCTTGATGGAATCGGAAAAATTGAGCGACGTATTTGTGCACGAATAG
- the mreC gene encoding rod shape-determining protein MreC: MITVFGKPLRGPTPLTRLVLLATLSAALMMLDHRSNYLKDVRAGLMVLLHPLQVVASLPVSLYNGMAEFLTTGTTLRQERDQLNAERQQLLTRLQQLDSLEAENARLRAMIGSSARVADRALAADLVHVNLEPFARRLMLRRGAHDGAYIGQPVIDAHGIVGQITVLGERLSTVTLITDPGHAIPVLDNRSGLRAMVFGSGDHDSLTVPYLTAVADIQEGDLLVSSGLGGTFPAGYPVAYVTKIENDPGESYLIISARPAAQINHGKQLLLIWPGQKLELPPADDDAPPVRGRKK, encoded by the coding sequence ATGATTACGGTATTCGGCAAACCGCTCCGCGGACCTACCCCTCTTACTCGGCTCGTGCTGCTGGCGACATTGTCGGCAGCACTGATGATGCTCGATCACCGCAGCAACTATCTAAAAGATGTCCGCGCCGGACTGATGGTGTTGTTACATCCGCTCCAGGTGGTAGCGTCGCTACCGGTGTCGCTCTACAACGGCATGGCTGAATTCCTCACCACCGGCACGACCCTGCGCCAAGAGCGCGATCAGCTGAACGCCGAGCGCCAACAGTTACTGACGCGGCTCCAGCAGCTCGACTCGCTCGAAGCGGAAAACGCCCGACTGCGCGCCATGATCGGCTCGTCGGCACGGGTCGCCGATCGGGCGCTCGCGGCCGATCTCGTACACGTGAATCTGGAACCGTTTGCGCGCCGCCTGATGCTGCGCCGCGGCGCGCACGACGGCGCCTACATCGGCCAACCAGTGATCGACGCGCACGGCATTGTCGGTCAAATCACCGTGCTCGGCGAACGCTTGAGCACTGTTACCTTGATCACCGATCCCGGCCACGCTATTCCCGTGCTCGATAACCGCAGCGGCTTGCGCGCGATGGTCTTCGGTTCAGGCGATCACGACAGCTTGACCGTGCCGTATTTGACGGCCGTGGCCGACATTCAGGAAGGCGACTTGCTCGTCAGCTCCGGCCTCGGCGGCACCTTTCCCGCCGGTTATCCGGTGGCGTACGTGACCAAAATCGAAAACGATCCGGGCGAAAGCTACCTGATCATAAGCGCGCGGCCGGCGGCGCAAATCAACCACGGTAAACAACTCCTACTCATCTGGCCGGGACAAAAACTGGAGCTGCCACCGGCCGACGACGACGCACCACCCGTGCGGGGACGTAAAAAATGA
- the mreD gene encoding rod shape-determining protein MreD: MSVHTRGRLILFGTFAVAILLNILPGPAWAEPFIPDWVALVLIYWCMAAPQRISVGTGWALGLFLDVLYGALLGQHALAKAVIAFITVRLHPQLRMFPRWQQAVSVLVLLAINQLLVLWIRGAIGTDPGTVFYWTPSVVGMLIWPWLFVILRDLRRRGRVA; this comes from the coding sequence ATGAGCGTGCACACCCGCGGCCGGTTGATCCTCTTTGGTACGTTCGCGGTGGCGATCCTGTTGAACATTCTGCCCGGCCCGGCGTGGGCCGAGCCGTTCATTCCCGACTGGGTCGCGTTGGTGTTGATCTATTGGTGCATGGCCGCGCCGCAGCGCATCTCGGTCGGTACCGGCTGGGCGCTCGGTCTGTTCCTGGACGTGCTGTATGGTGCGTTGCTGGGTCAACATGCGCTCGCCAAAGCGGTGATCGCATTCATCACCGTCCGGCTGCATCCGCAATTACGCATGTTCCCGCGCTGGCAACAAGCGGTGAGCGTGCTGGTGCTGCTCGCTATCAACCAATTACTGGTGCTGTGGATCCGTGGCGCGATCGGCACCGACCCAGGCACGGTCTTTTATTGGACACCGAGCGTCGTCGGCATGCTGATCTGGCCGTGGTTGTTCGTGATCCTACGCGATCTGCGACGGCGCGGGCGTGTGGCCTGA
- the mrdA gene encoding penicillin-binding protein 2: protein MLNIPLKDYLRETRIFNARLGVAAVLVIILTVLLLIRLTYLQVINYRHYATLSQANRIRPLPIPPARGVILDRNGVVLAQNFPVYTLEVVPEQVDDMNELVAQLMQLVRVTDGDLKAFYKQMHERPRFENITLRSHLNEEEAARVAVRLPFLNGAELRARLQRHYPLGGLAVHALGYVSRISELDLARIDKSAYRGMQQIGKTGLEATYEDLLVGKVGFEQVETNAHGRALRTLDRIAPTAGKNLYLSLDAQVQAVAEQALGKYRGAVVAMDPSTGAVLAYASTPTYDPNEFVNGIDSASYQALLTDPDKPLVNRAINGQYSPGSTIKVFLGMAALEAGPLWDANRPVLCDGSYNLPGSIHQFRDWKHGGHGMVTLHDAIVQSCDVYFYRLAVTLGPERMKDFLIPFGFGHSTGIDLPGESQGLLPSPAWRKAHGQPWYPGETVVAGIGQGAVLVTPVQLATAMSVVANRGFRFKPTLLRALEDPRTKERQDWTLAPGVALSINDKSHWDQLYEHLMGVVHSPHGTAQGIGRNAPYHIGGKTGTAQVKSIAQGARYDEHGTPERFRDHALFVGFAPVEDPKVAVAVVVENGGHGSSVAAPIARKVMDQVILGKQADGKPVVVPPAPPPTAKPAAVDDEE, encoded by the coding sequence ATGCTCAACATCCCGTTAAAAGATTATCTACGCGAGACGCGCATCTTCAACGCGCGGCTCGGCGTCGCCGCTGTGCTCGTCATTATTCTGACGGTGTTATTGCTGATCCGCCTGACCTACCTACAAGTCATCAATTACCGCCACTACGCGACGTTGTCGCAAGCCAACCGCATCCGGCCGCTGCCGATTCCACCGGCGCGCGGCGTCATCCTCGACCGCAACGGCGTCGTGCTGGCGCAAAACTTTCCGGTCTACACGCTCGAAGTCGTGCCCGAGCAGGTCGACGACATGAATGAACTGGTAGCGCAACTCATGCAGCTGGTACGCGTGACCGACGGCGATCTGAAGGCGTTTTACAAACAAATGCACGAGCGCCCGCGATTCGAGAACATCACGCTGCGCTCGCATCTCAACGAAGAAGAAGCGGCACGGGTGGCGGTGCGGCTACCGTTCTTGAACGGCGCCGAGCTCCGTGCACGCCTGCAGCGGCACTACCCGCTCGGCGGCCTGGCGGTGCACGCGCTCGGTTATGTCAGCCGCATCAGCGAACTGGACTTGGCGCGCATCGATAAATCCGCCTACCGCGGCATGCAGCAGATCGGCAAAACCGGGCTCGAAGCGACTTACGAAGATTTGCTGGTCGGCAAGGTCGGTTTCGAACAGGTCGAAACCAATGCGCACGGCCGGGCGCTGCGTACGCTCGATCGGATCGCACCGACCGCCGGCAAAAATCTCTACCTAAGCCTCGACGCACAAGTGCAAGCCGTCGCCGAACAGGCACTCGGCAAGTACCGCGGCGCGGTAGTAGCGATGGATCCGTCTACCGGCGCCGTCCTAGCCTATGCCAGCACGCCGACTTATGACCCGAACGAGTTCGTCAACGGCATCGATTCGGCGTCGTACCAGGCGTTGCTGACCGATCCGGACAAACCGCTGGTCAATCGCGCCATCAACGGGCAGTACTCGCCCGGCTCGACCATCAAAGTTTTTCTCGGCATGGCGGCGCTCGAAGCCGGACCGCTGTGGGACGCCAACCGGCCGGTGTTGTGCGACGGCTCGTACAACTTGCCGGGCAGCATCCACCAATTTCGCGACTGGAAGCACGGCGGTCACGGCATGGTCACCTTGCATGATGCCATCGTCCAATCATGCGACGTCTACTTCTACCGCTTGGCGGTCACCCTCGGCCCGGAGCGTATGAAGGATTTTCTGATTCCGTTCGGTTTTGGCCACTCGACCGGTATCGATTTACCCGGCGAATCGCAGGGCCTGCTGCCATCGCCGGCCTGGCGCAAGGCGCACGGGCAACCGTGGTATCCCGGCGAGACGGTGGTTGCCGGTATCGGCCAGGGCGCAGTCTTGGTAACGCCGGTGCAACTGGCGACGGCCATGAGCGTCGTCGCCAACCGCGGCTTCCGCTTTAAGCCGACACTGCTGCGTGCGCTCGAAGACCCGCGGACGAAGGAACGACAAGACTGGACCCTCGCCCCCGGCGTCGCCCTCTCGATCAACGACAAGAGTCATTGGGACCAGTTGTACGAACATTTAATGGGCGTCGTTCACTCGCCCCACGGTACGGCGCAGGGCATCGGCCGCAATGCGCCCTACCATATCGGTGGCAAAACCGGCACGGCCCAGGTAAAGAGCATCGCCCAAGGCGCTCGCTACGATGAGCACGGCACGCCCGAGCGCTTCCGCGATCATGCGCTGTTCGTCGGGTTTGCGCCGGTCGAGGATCCGAAAGTCGCGGTCGCGGTGGTCGTCGAAAACGGCGGCCACGGCAGCAGCGTTGCCGCGCCGATCGCGCGCAAGGTGATGGACCAAGTCATCCTCGGTAAACAAGCGGACGGCAAACCGGTGGTGGTACCGCCGGCACCGCCGCCGACGGCAAAGCCGGCAGCGGTAGACGATGAGGAATAA